One region of Culex pipiens pallens isolate TS chromosome 2, TS_CPP_V2, whole genome shotgun sequence genomic DNA includes:
- the LOC120417221 gene encoding uncharacterized protein LOC120417221 has protein sequence MLSKLVVFVALVQLSQIRADFPGYRLNRTVSAIKKSVEPCDGLGHYSTCTSCDTVQVCLGTEVTSRHCGSLSPDKPYCNNGQCSGVPTFEGACQPQPIWCSDEGFFPDPFVCQMFHYCQKGGFPSEVYQCPGDSVFNPDTLECRKRENDAQCMVINCKANEVFSKYGTSERFFGYCAMQVGYATAVRVFRCAEGTKFDGEKCVYDCKTEGRFADVRSQYIWYECIRNDAGQLESITNKCPWGRVVDINLGVCIPWNARAEVIQL, from the exons ATGTTGTCCAAGTTGGTGGTTTTCGTTGCCCTGGTTCAGCTGTCACAGATCCGTGCGGACTTTCCCGGCTATCGTCTAAACCGGACCGTTTCGGCGATCAAGAAGAGCGTGGAACCATGCGACGGGCTGGGCCACTACTCGACGTGTACCTCGTGTGACACCGTGCAGGTGTGCTTGGGCACCGAGGTGACCTCGCGGCACTGTGGATCGCTGTCGCCGGACAAGCCGTACTGCAACAACGGCCAGTGCTCGGGAGTTCCAACGTTCGAGGGTGCCTGCCAGCCCCAGCCGATCTGGTGCTCGGACGAGGGTTTCTTCCCGG ATCCCTTCGTGTGCCAGATGTTCCACTACTGCCAGAAGGGAGGCTTCCCGTCGGAGGTGTACCAGTGCCCCGGTGATAGCGTGTTCAACCCGGACACCTTGGAGTGCCGCAAGCGCGAGAACGACGCCCAGTGCATGGTGATCAACTGCAAGGCCAACGAGGTTTTCTCCAAGTACGGAACCAGTGAGCGCTTCTTCGGGTACTGCGCCATGCAGGTTGGCTATGCGACCGCCGTCCGGGTGTTCCGGTGCGCCGAGGGAACCAAGTTCGATGGCGAGAAGTGCGTGTACGACTGTAAGACCGAGGGCAGATTCGCCGATGTCCGGTCGCAGTACATCTGGTACGAGTGCATCCGAAACGACGCCGGCCAGCTGGAGTCCATCACGAACAAGTGCCCGTGGGGAAGGGTGGTCGATATCAATCTGGGCGTTTGCATTCCGTGGAACGCACGTGCGGAAGTTATCCAGCTGTAA